One window of the Rhipicephalus sanguineus isolate Rsan-2018 chromosome 4, BIME_Rsan_1.4, whole genome shotgun sequence genome contains the following:
- the LOC119391369 gene encoding transcription factor Adf-1 codes for MSNLEKHEFNERLIDEVEKESVIWDMKSRLYKSQQLKEVAWRRVATAMGSNVGEVKARWKNLRDSFRRVFKARHPVLQSGAGAEDSEVEDSVKSWIFYDRLLFLQDSIVGRPTSGNLEQLPDVESEDTEQGQSNEETAESLFRDIYSETSTSPEPDTCPRTTRRKASTSSGAATQIPTNSSHNSRPEGGRKRKKPYDDEIASLTSIVSKVPDDAEHFGQLIAAKLRRCPPRLREDMELDLLNTAAKYLHESEPDS; via the exons ATGTCCAACCTCGAAAAGCACGAATTCAACGAGCGTCTTATCGACGAAGTTGAGAAAGAAAGCGTGATATGGGACATGAAGAGCCGGCTGTACAAGTCCCAGCAACTGAAAGAAGTAGCTTGGCGGCGTGTCGCAACCGCAATGGGATCCAACG TGGGGGAAGTGAAGGCACGCTGGAAGAACCTGAGGGATTCGTTCCGACGGGTGTTCAAAGCCCGCCACCCTGTCCTGCAAAGTGGTGCTGGAGCCGAGGACAGCGAAGTGGAAGATTCGGTAAAGTCCTGGATATTCTACGACCGCCTGCTGTTTCTCCAAGACAGCATCGTAGGCCGGcc TACCTCGGGAAACCTTGAGCAGTTGCCTGATGTCGAGAGTGAGGACACTGAGCAAGGACAAAGCAATGAGGAAACTGCGGAGAGTCTGTTCAGGGACATCTATTCGGAAACGAGCACCTCGCCGGAACCTGACACGTGCCCACGTACTACACGGAGAAAAGCGAGCACGAGCTCAGGAGCAGCTACCCAGATTCCAACTAATTCCAGCCACAATTCTCGGCCAGAGGGTGGTCGCAAACGCAAGAAGCCATATGACGACGAAATAGCATCACTTACAAGCATTGTGTCCAAAGTACCGGACGACGCAGAACATTTTGGGCAGCTTATTGCCGCCAAGCTGAGGCGATGTCCACCAAGGCTTAGGGAAGACATGGAATTGGATTTGCTTAACACCGCTGCAAAGTATCTGCATGAGAGTGAGCCGGACTCTTGA
- the LOC119388844 gene encoding uncharacterized protein LOC119388844, with the protein MAVADSQYLFRLIDVGAPGRFSDGGVFKDSPIGKRLEQGKLGLPRAASLPDSSKSCPHVFVGDEAFQLRPDFMKPLSGSRTDPKDIIFNYRLSRARRCIENAFGILTARWRIYHRVIDLKPENVDYVIKATCVLHNFLCLECGGGEYYCPVGYADSEDTFGNLRGGAWREDIGAQRIYPN; encoded by the exons ATGGCTGTTGCGGACAGCCAATACCTGTTCAGGCTCATAGACGTCGGCGCCCCTGGAAGATTCAGCGATGGTGGTGTGTTCAAGGACTCTCCCATTGGAAAGCGACTGGAGCAGGGAAAGCTCGGCTTGCCCAGGGCTGCGTCGCTGCCAGATTCATCCAAAAGTTGCCCTCATGTGTTCGTTGGAGACGAGGCATTTCAACTTCGGCCTGACTTCATGAAACCTTTGTCAGGCAGCCGGACCGACCCAAAGGACATCATTTTCAACTATCGTCTCAGCCGTGCAAG ACGGTGCATCGAAAATGCGTTTGGCATTCTCACAGCGAGGTGGCGGATCTATCACAGGGTGATCGACCTTAAACCTGAAAATGTTGACTATGTCATCAAGGCGACTTGTGTGCTGCATAACTTCTTGTGCCTGGAGTGTGGCGGTGGAGAGTACTACTGCCCAGTGGGTTATGCCGACTCTGAGGACACTTTTGGGAATCTTCGTGGGGGTGCATGGAGGGAAGACATTGGAGCTCAACGAAT ATACCCGAACTGA